The Micromonospora sp. Llam0 genome includes a window with the following:
- a CDS encoding helix-turn-helix domain-containing protein, whose protein sequence is MVVVDSDFVRLMRRLRQEHGMSFRDLAKKAYFSRSYLCEVENGKKPPSLHLAKALDACLNAEGQLTRLVTTGPDGQEREFPFRSAASGDGPDRDVEAWRTRSTWPAQLGGPAPVSVSQWAQVATMLYDVFVRSRPPLMRLGPVRYANSSVRQQHLTPFAVEATMQGRAPRVECRAVSRKQAPRDVAAMLSLDLGDAVVLRENRYLADGRPVQLGHTYLPTSVVGTSALATELDLGPGGNAT, encoded by the coding sequence ATGGTGGTCGTTGACTCGGACTTCGTCCGACTGATGCGCAGACTTCGACAGGAACACGGGATGTCGTTCCGGGATCTGGCAAAGAAAGCGTACTTCTCGCGTTCCTACCTGTGTGAGGTGGAGAACGGCAAGAAACCGCCCAGCCTGCACCTCGCCAAAGCGCTGGACGCCTGCCTCAACGCCGAAGGTCAGCTCACGCGACTCGTGACCACCGGTCCCGATGGCCAGGAACGCGAGTTCCCTTTCCGATCCGCAGCGTCAGGGGACGGCCCGGACCGCGACGTCGAAGCATGGCGTACGCGCTCGACGTGGCCAGCGCAGCTGGGCGGACCAGCGCCTGTCAGCGTATCCCAATGGGCGCAAGTCGCGACGATGCTCTACGACGTCTTCGTGCGTAGCCGGCCACCGCTCATGCGCCTCGGACCAGTCCGATACGCGAACTCCTCCGTACGGCAACAGCACTTGACACCGTTCGCTGTCGAGGCAACCATGCAGGGACGCGCACCACGGGTCGAATGCCGCGCCGTATCCCGGAAGCAAGCGCCGCGCGACGTAGCCGCCATGCTCTCCCTGGACCTGGGCGACGCCGTCGTTCTTCGAGAGAACAGGTACCTTGCCGACGGCAGGCCTGTCCAACTCGGGCATACCTACCTGCCAACGAGCGTAGTCGGAACCTCAGCCCTTGCGACCGAACTGGACTTGGGGCCAGGCGGCAATGCCACGTAG
- a CDS encoding DMT family transporter — protein sequence MSRGSLVRLVMLALLWGSGFLWIKLALRGFTPVQIVLVRLALGALVLIPIALHRGLRFPVDRATWGHLFVAALVANAIPYTLFGIGEQTVDSGVAGVLNATTPLWTALIAFVVGTDRTATWSRGAGLTLGFVGAMVIFTPWKSASEVASWGGLAILAASASYGISYVYMGKFLTNRGIPPIMLSAAQLTAGTILMVLALTLGGLTVPDLRFDAVISLLILGVLGTGVAYVLNYRLITDDGPTLASTVTYLLPVVAVVLGFLVVNEQMTASMVLGMLLVLAGVALVQRRPQRSKVSDPLPLGRNRNGGR from the coding sequence ATGAGTCGAGGCAGTCTCGTACGGCTGGTGATGCTCGCGTTGCTCTGGGGGTCAGGATTCCTCTGGATCAAACTGGCGCTACGCGGCTTCACGCCGGTGCAGATCGTTCTTGTCCGCCTGGCCCTCGGTGCGCTGGTGCTCATCCCAATCGCCCTGCACCGAGGGCTGCGGTTCCCGGTCGACCGGGCAACGTGGGGGCATCTGTTCGTCGCGGCGCTGGTCGCCAACGCGATCCCGTACACCCTGTTCGGCATCGGGGAGCAGACCGTTGATTCCGGTGTCGCCGGGGTTCTCAACGCGACCACGCCGCTGTGGACAGCGCTGATCGCCTTCGTGGTCGGGACTGACCGCACAGCGACGTGGTCGCGGGGAGCAGGACTGACCCTCGGCTTCGTCGGCGCAATGGTCATCTTCACGCCGTGGAAGTCGGCCAGCGAGGTCGCCAGTTGGGGAGGGCTGGCGATCCTGGCCGCATCCGCCAGCTACGGAATTTCCTACGTCTACATGGGCAAGTTCCTGACCAACCGGGGAATCCCGCCGATCATGCTGTCAGCCGCACAGCTCACTGCCGGAACGATCCTGATGGTCCTGGCCCTGACCCTCGGCGGCCTGACCGTGCCAGACCTGCGCTTCGACGCGGTGATCAGCCTGCTGATCCTGGGTGTCCTCGGCACCGGGGTCGCCTACGTGCTCAACTACCGGCTCATCACCGACGACGGCCCTACCCTCGCATCCACGGTCACGTACCTGCTGCCGGTCGTCGCGGTCGTACTCGGCTTTCTGGTCGTCAACGAGCAGATGACAGCATCCATGGTCCTCGGGATGCTCCTGGTCCTGGCGGGCGTCGCGCTGGTGCAGCGCCGACCTCAACGGAGCAAGGTCTCTGATCCCCTGCCACTCGGAAGGAACCGGAATGGTGGTCGTTGA